One genomic segment of Hordeum vulgare subsp. vulgare chromosome 2H, MorexV3_pseudomolecules_assembly, whole genome shotgun sequence includes these proteins:
- the LOC123425312 gene encoding protein argonaute 14-like encodes MASRGGGRGGRGDGAGRRPAVRGDGRGRGSGGRGEAGGGGGYGRGDGGGRGPGAPTAGAAGYNQQAPPARLDAGGRGPGGPSGFRPVALRPAAPAVTAAASTGSSRAPPSSATMLPADALTRDVGRLAVEAPAGAPTLRSAAQSAAGAPALRPAAQSAAGAPALRPAAQSAAGAPALRPAAQSAARGGSQPDSQAPPPAPPAAAPVSSKSMAPPARPGFGTVGRKMMVRANHFLASFADKDICHYDVTITPEPKTRRINRVLMTELTSKHRASSLGGLLVAYDGSKSLYTAAELPFQVMDFSIKLGKAARETEYKVTIRFAARANLYHLQQFLSGRQRDSPQDTIQALDVVLRESPSLNYVTASRSFYSKLFGQRDIGDGLECWRGYYQSLRPTQIGLSLNIDISSTSFYKPISVVQFVQECLNLRIVDPNQPLSDRDRLKVKKALRGVRVETTHQEGKRSAYKITGITSVPLIQLNFPLDDGNQMTVVQYFRDRYKYGLRFISWPCLQSGNDSRPIYLPMEVCTIIEGQRFARKLNEKQVTGILRATCERPMDREKSILKMVKQNNYSADKLAQEFGVEVMDKMVNVQARVLPPPMLKYHDSGKDKACAPSVGQWNMIGKKMINGGNVQSWTCLNFSRLPIDGVRRFCGDLVKVCNAIGMVFNPRPVAEIFSASANNIDGALKDVHQRTPNLQLLIVILPDVTGHYGKVKKVCETDLGIVSQCLKPDKVDRANKQYFENVALKVNVKVGGRNTALQQALACRIPLVSEKPTIFFGADVTHPAAGDVTSPSIAAVVASMDLPEITNYKAVVSAQPPRQEIIQDLYCQGTDPEKGTPVHGGMMRELLVSFYKKTGYKPSRIIFYRDGVSEGQFAQVLMYEMDAIRKACASLQADYQPKVTFVVVQKRHHTRLFPEVHGKETDKSGNILPGTVVDTNICHPTEFDFYLCSHAGIQGTSRPTHYHVLFDENGFTADGLQQLTNNLCYTYARCTRSVSVVPPAYYAHLAAFRARYYDEPSEGSDSASIVSGGTRESAATGAGAAGPPAAFRPLPRIRDNVKEVMFYC; translated from the exons ATGGCGTCGAGGGGGGGCGGACGAGGCGGGCGAGGCGACGGCGCAGGGCGCCGCCCCGCTGTCCGGGGAGACGGCCGAGGGCGCGGATCCGGCGGCCGTGGCgaggctggaggaggaggaggttacgGTCGCGGCGATGGCGGAGGCCGCGGCCCTGGTGCTCCAACTGCAGGAGCGGCCGGGTACAATCAGCAAGCTCCACCCGCGCGCCTCGACGCGGGAGGCCGCGGGCCCGGCGGACCGTCTGGCTTCCGCCCCGTCGCGCTGCGCCCGGCCGCGCCTGCTGTTACCGCGGCGGCCTCGACGGGTTCTTCGCGCGCCCCTCCGTCTTCGGCTACGATGCTGCCTGCCGACGCTCTCACGAGGGACGTGGGCAGGCTGGCCGTGGAGGCGCCTGCGGGAGCGCCGACTCTTCGCTCCGCTGCTCAGTCCGCGGCGGGAGCGCCGGCTCTTCGCCCCGCTGCTCAGTCCGCGGCGGGAGCGCCGGCTCTTCGCCCCGCTGCTCAGTCCGCGGCGGGAGCGCCGGCTCTTCGCCCCGCTGCTCAGTCCGCGGCAAGGGGTGGATCTCAACCGGATTCCCAGGCGCCTCCGCCTGCGCCACCGGCAGCCGCGCCGGTGTCGAGCAAGTCGATGGCCCCACCGGCTCGTCCGGGTTTCGGCACGGTTGGGCGGAAGATGATGGTGCGAGCGAACCACTTCCTCGCCAGCTTCGCGGACAAGGACATCTGCCACTACGAT GTCACAATTACTCCTGAGCCCAAGACGAGACGGATCAACAGGGTTCTGATGACGGAGCTGACAAGCAAACACCGTGCGTCGTCTCTCGGTGGCCTACTGGTCGCATATGATGGCAGCAAGAGCCTGTACACTGCAGCCGAGCTGCCATTCCAGGTGATGGATTTCTCCATCAAGCTGGGGAAAGCAGCAAGAGAAAC CGAGTACAAGGTCACGATTCGATTCGCTGCACGGGCAAACTTGTACCACCTGCAGCAGTTCCTCAGTGGGAGGCAAAGGGATTCTCCACAGGACACAATACAAGCGCTAGACGTTGTGCTGAGAGAGTCACCTTCTCTGAA CTATGTCACCGCTTCTCGATCCTTCTACTCAAAACTATTTGGCCAACGTGACATCGGTGATGGGCTGGAGTGTTGGAGAGGATATTACCAAAGCTTGCGCCCCACTCAGATAGGCCTCTCACTGAATATAG ACATATCGTCGACGTCATTTTACAAGCCCATATCGGTGGTGCAATTTGTTCAGGAGTGTCTGAATCTGAGGATTGTCGACCCCAATCAGCCCCTTTCTGACAGGGACCGACTGAAG GTTAAGAAAGCATTGCGCGGGGTTCGTGTTGAAACCACTCACCAAGAGGGCAAAAGGAGCGCCTACAAGATAACTGGGATTACTTCTGTCCCGCTGATTCAGCTCAA CTTTCCTCTGGATGATGGCAACCAAATGACTGTTGTGCAATACTTTAGGGACCGATACAAGTATGGATTGAGGTTCATTTCTTGGCCTTGTCTGCAGTCCGGAAATGATTCTCGCCCTATATATTTGCCAATGGAG GTATGCACAATTATTGAAGGGCAGAGGTTCGCCAGGAAGCTTAACGAGAAACAAGTGACTGGTATACTGAGAGCTACGTGCGAACGCCCCATGGATAGGGAGAAGAGCATACTTAAG ATGGTGAAACAAAACAACTATTCAGCTGATAAGCTGGCACAGGAGTTTGGAGTTGAAGTTATGGATAAAATGGTCAATGTGCAGGCTCGCGTGCTACCTCCCCCCATG CTCAAATATCACGATTCTGGAAAGGACAAAGCTTGTGCACCAAGTGTTGGCCAGTGGAACATGATTGGCAAG AAAATGATTAATGGAGGGAATGTTCAGAGCTGgacttgcttgaacttttcacgtTTGCCCATTGATGGAGTGCGTCGGTTTTGTGGCGACTTAGTAAAAGTGTGCAATGCCATCGGCATG GTTTTCAATCCTAGGCCAGTGGCAGAAATTTTCTCAGCGTCTGCTAATAATATAGACGGTGCTTTGAAGGATGTTCACCAGAGGACCCCTAACCTCCAGTTGCTTATTGTGATTCTCCCGGATGTTACTGGCCATTACG GGAAAGTTAAGAAGGTGTGTGAGACTGACCTTGGTATAGTATCTCAATGTCTCAAGCCGGACAAGGTCGACAGAGCAAACAAGCAGTATTTTGAAAATGTTGCACTTAAAGTCAATGTTAAG GTCGGAGGGAGAAATACAGCTCTTCAGCAAGCTCTTGCATGTCGAATACCGTTAGTCAGTGAGAAGCCGACAATCTTTTTTGGTGCTGATGTAACACATCCGGCGGCAGGGGATGTTACCTCACCGTCGATTGCAGCT GTGGTGGCCTCCATGGACCTTCCTGAAATCACAAATTACAAAGCTGTGGTTTCTGCCCAACCACCCAGGCAGGAGATTATTCAAGATCTCTATTGCCAAGGTACAGACCCTGAGAAGGGCACCCCTGTACACGGTGGAATGATGAG GGAGTTATTAGTGTCATTCTATAAGAAGACTGGTTATAAACCCAGCAGGATCATATTCTACAG GGACGGTGTGAGCGAAGGGCAGTTCGCCCAAGTTCTGATGTATGAAATGGATGCCATCAGGAAG GCTTGTGCATCTTTGCAGGCGGATTATCAGCCCAAAGTGACATTTGTTGTTGTCCAGAAAAGGCATCACACAAGGCTCTTCCCTGAGGTGCACGGAAAAGAGACTGACAAAAGTGGAAACATCCTTCCTG GAACCGTGGTTGACACCAACATATGCCATCCCACCGAGTTTGATTTCTACCTGTGTAGCCATGCCGGTATTCAG GGCACAAGCAGACCAACTCACTACCATGTCCTCTTCGATGAAAACGGTTTCACTGCCGATGGGCTGCAGCAGCTCACCAACAACCTGTGCTACAC ATACGCTCGATGCACTCGCTCTGTCTCTGTTG TTCCTCCTGCCTACTACGCTCACCTGGCTGCGTTCCGCGCACGGTATTACGATGAGCCATCAGAGGGCTCGGACAGCGCCTCGATCGTCAGCGGTGGCACCCGGGAGTCAGCCGCTACGGGCGCAGGAGCTGCCGGTCCTCCTGCGGCATTCCGTCCCCTCCCCAGGATCAGGGATAACGTCAAGGAAGTGATGTTCTATTGCTGA